The following coding sequences are from one Actinomycetota bacterium window:
- a CDS encoding PIN domain-containing protein gives MRALVDSSVLIAAARQRERLHGAAIAAISADEPRGLGTPITILAETMSFLHARVGVEGQRAFWDGFMRSGIEIIGVDLQLMEHARAIDRDYADAGFGFADCTLLAACERVGCARILSFDAQLRVYRPSFAGALEVVP, from the coding sequence GTGCGAGCGCTCGTAGACTCGAGTGTTCTTATCGCGGCGGCGCGACAGCGCGAGCGCCTTCACGGTGCGGCGATTGCAGCGATCTCGGCTGACGAACCACGGGGGCTTGGTACTCCGATCACGATCCTCGCCGAGACCATGAGCTTCCTGCATGCGCGCGTGGGGGTGGAAGGACAGCGGGCCTTCTGGGATGGGTTCATGCGTAGCGGCATCGAAATCATCGGTGTCGATCTTCAGCTGATGGAGCATGCCCGTGCCATCGATCGCGACTACGCTGACGCCGGGTTCGGGTTCGCTGACTGCACGCTGCTCGCTGCATGCGAGCGCGTCGGATGCGCACGAATACTGAGCTTCGATGCCCAGCTGCGCGTCTACCGCCCGAGCTTCGCGGGTGCGCTCGAAGTGGTGCCCTAG